TATTGTTCGCCGCGGCGATGCTTTTGGCGGCGGTGCCTTCGTTTGCCGCGAACGCCGCGCTCTTTGAAAAGCCGGATATCGATCTTTCCTCCGACCACGTTCTTCTCGTCAACCTCAACACCGGCATAGAAGTATTCGGCGTAAACCCCGACGACACCGTCTTCCCCGCGTCGACGACGAAGATACTGACCGCGATACTCACGATAGAGGCGTGCCCCGATCTCGATGAGAAGGTCGAGGTAACGCGCTCCGCGCTGAACCACATAGACATATACAGCTCGCAGGCGGGACTGCTCGCCGGCGAACGCCTTTCCGTGCGCGACCTGCTCGGGCTGCTCATGGTCAAGTCCGCCTGCGACGCCGCGTGCGTGCTCGCCGAACGCGTTTCAGGTTCGGAAGAGGCGTTCGCGGATCTGATGAATGCAAAGGCGGCGGAGCTCGGCTGCACCGGCACTCATTTCGTCAACTCCAGCGGCATCCACAACGAGAACCACTACACCACCGCGCGCGACGTTTCGCTCATAACGCGGTATGCGCTGCAGAACCCCGCGTTCCTCGAGTTCTTCTCGATGAAGCAGGTGGCGACGGAGGCGACGGAGAAATCCGGCAAGCGCTTTTTCTCCACCACCAACTACCTGATCGATGCTAACCGCGGCGGCAAGTATTACTACAAGTTCGCCACCGGCGGCAAGACCGGCACGACGACTCCCGCCGGCCGCTGCCTCGTCAGCACCGCCAAAAAGGGCGAAGCCGAATACCTCTGTCTTGTCTTCGGCGCCTCCGGCGACAGCAAGGGCAACAACTACGCCTTTGACGACACGATCGCGCTCTATAAGTGGTGCTTCGATAATCTCTCCGTAGTCAAGATCGGCTCGAGCGAGGGCGCGCAGTTTGAAACGAAGCTCCGCTACGCCTGGAACCACGACTACGTGACGCTCGCCGTTGCCGAGGACGTCTACGCGGTCATGCCCAACGGCGCGGACGCGACCGTCAACCGCGACAACGCGGAAGGCACCGCGACCGGCCTGCTCGTTTCCGTAGACATCCCCGACCACCTCGACGCGCCCGTCGCGAAGGGCGATCCCGCCGGCACGGCCAAGTTCTTCTACCGCGACGAAGACGGCACGGTGGATCTCGCCACCGGCTCCGTCGTCGTTTACGAGAGCGTCGATCGCAACTTCTTCTCGTTCATCTTCACTAATATCGGCGCGTTCTTCTCTTCCACTCCGGTGCTGATAATCTTCTTCGTGCTTCTCGCCGCGCTCATCGGCTTCGTGATCTATATGCTCATCAGACGCTCGCGCAGCAACAGACACCGCACCACTTTCCGCCGGCGCAG
This is a stretch of genomic DNA from Clostridia bacterium. It encodes these proteins:
- a CDS encoding serine hydrolase — encoded protein: MCKRFFCILFAAAMLLAAVPSFAANAALFEKPDIDLSSDHVLLVNLNTGIEVFGVNPDDTVFPASTTKILTAILTIEACPDLDEKVEVTRSALNHIDIYSSQAGLLAGERLSVRDLLGLLMVKSACDAACVLAERVSGSEEAFADLMNAKAAELGCTGTHFVNSSGIHNENHYTTARDVSLITRYALQNPAFLEFFSMKQVATEATEKSGKRFFSTTNYLIDANRGGKYYYKFATGGKTGTTTPAGRCLVSTAKKGEAEYLCLVFGASGDSKGNNYAFDDTIALYKWCFDNLSVVKIGSSEGAQFETKLRYAWNHDYVTLAVAEDVYAVMPNGADATVNRDNAEGTATGLLVSVDIPDHLDAPVAKGDPAGTAKFFYRDEDGTVDLATGSVVVYESVDRNFFSFIFTNIGAFFSSTPVLIIFFVLLAALIGFVIYMLIRRSRSNRHRTTFRRRRSAKTNYRRSFRR